Proteins encoded by one window of Heterodontus francisci isolate sHetFra1 chromosome 12, sHetFra1.hap1, whole genome shotgun sequence:
- the LOC137375720 gene encoding neuropeptide Y receptor type 2-like — protein sequence METGNAEDAFFGGVQRSWRVVGLVEVIEQDYPMVADANLRYYSILTKEDFLAAHTDFAGNHTSNQRRMVSVMLTDRCKLVSSCSVVTSHFQQVTAQAEGEQYQINSEQLMTHPTSAGNGTEIVDGSSRNVSREWHSLTIGQSRNKVYQSMAESTKLLSVQITLITAYALIILLGLVGNSLVIYMIVKYKTMRTVTNFFIANLALADLMVDTLCLPFTLVYTLLGEWKLGAVLCHLVPYAQALSVHVSTLTLTVIALDRHRCIVFHLDSRISKKSSFITISMTWLVSAVLAGPLAIFREYKLVDLKPINLQIVVCSEKWPSGNTRDGTIYSISMFILQYVLPLAIISYAYIRIWIKLKNHVSPCARSDSHYRRRKTTKMLVMVVVVFAVCWLPLHIFQLVSDLDKRLFEFTEYKLLYTIFHVVAMCSTFANPLLYGWMNKNYRNGFIRFFRCSHNVDNLNLETSVKVAPSPTVYRLLKPKVGIT from the exons atggAAACTGGGAATGCAGAAGACGCCTtctttggaggagtgcagagatcttggcgagtcgtagggctggtggaggttatagAG CAAGATTATCCAATGGTAGCAGATGCTAACCTCAGGTATTACTCAATTCTTACAAAAGAAG ATTTTCTTGCAGCTCACACTGACTTTGCTGGGAACCACACGTCCAATCAGCGCAGGATGGTGTCTGTGATGCTGACCGATCGGTGCAAGCTGGTGTCCTCA TGCTCTGTTGTTACTTCGCATTTCCAACAAGTTACGGCACAAGCTGAAGG GGAGCAGTACCAGATCAACTCAGAACAGCTGATGACGCATCCGACCAGTGCAGGCAATGGCACAGAGATTGTGGACGGGAGCAGTCGGAATGTTTCCAGAGAATGGCACTCATTGACCATTGGTCAGTCCAGAAACAAAGTCTATCAGTCCATGGCAGAGAGCACCAAACTACTGAGTGTCCAGATCACACTTATTACAGCGTACGCATTGATCATCCTCCTGGGGCTGGTAGGAAACTCCCTGGTGATTTACATGATTGTAAAATACAAAACCATGCGAACTGTCACCAACTTCTTCATTGCCAACCTGGCCTTGGCTGATCTCATGGTGGATACACTCTGCTTGCCATTCACCCTGGTTTATACCCTCTTGGGTGAATGGAAACTCGGAGCAGTCCTTTGCCACCTGGTCCCTTATGCTCAGGCTTTAAGTGTCCACGTCTCTACTCTAACTCTAACAGTGATCGCTCTCGACCGACATCGATGCATCGTTTTCCATTTAGACAGCCGGATTTCCAAGAAGTCCAGCTTCATCACCATTTCCATGACCTGGTTGGTGTCGGCTGTTCTTGCTGGACCTCTGGCCATCTTCAGAGAATACAAACTTGTCGACTTGAAACCCATCAACCTACAGATCGTCGTGTGCTCTGAGAAGTGGCCCAGTGGGAATACCCGAGATGGAACCATCTACAGTATCTCAATGTTCATCCTGCAGTATGTGCTGCCGTTGGCAATCATCAGTTATGCCTACATTAGAATATGGATCAAGTTAAAGAACCATGTTAGCCCTTGTGCACGGAGTGACAGCCATTACAGGCGGAGGAAAACCACCAAAATGcttgtgatggtggtggtggtcTTTGCAGTATGTTGGTTGCCCTTGCACATCTTCCAGCTGGTCAGCGATCTGGACAAACGCCTCTTCGAGTTTACGGAATACAAGCTGCTCTACACTATCTTCCATGTGGTAGCCATGTGCTCGACCTTCGCCAATCCCTTGCTGTATGGCTGGATGAACAAGAACTATCGCAATGGTTTCATCCGCTTCTTCCGCTGCAGCCACAATGTGGACAACCTCAACTTGGAGACTTCAGTCAAA GTTGCCCCTTCTCCTACGGTCTATAGGCTTTTGAAACCCAAGGTTGGCATCACGTAA